The Coregonus clupeaformis isolate EN_2021a chromosome 20, ASM2061545v1, whole genome shotgun sequence genome contains a region encoding:
- the LOC121533668 gene encoding interferon-induced protein 44-like — translation MTPYLCGQIDHALSPLQADAHGFRQSVNLQDRIHWVVYVMDTCKVSIMSTKLEEKLAAIHRRINLLGIPQLVLLTKVDEACPCVADNLRNVYNSQYIKAKAQEVSGHLGVPMSCIVPVKNYNEELELGMSCDILLLSALIQMLRFADNYFHEANDNDQE, via the exons ATGACACCATATTTATGTGGACAAATTGATCATGCACTGTCCCCACTGCAAGCAGATGCCCACGGGTTCCGGCAGTCTGTGAACCTGCAGGACAGGATCCACTGGGTGGTGTACGTGATGGACACCTGCAAAGTCTCCATCATGTCCACCAAACTGGAGGAGAAACTGGCAGCCATTCACAGGAGGATCAACCTgctag GTATCCCACAGCTGGTTCTTCTGACCAAGGTGGATGAGGCCTGTCCCTGTGTGGCCGACAACTTGAGGAACGTGTACAACAGCCAGTACATAAAGGCCAAG GCCCAGGAGGTGAGCGGCCATCTGGGGGTGCCCATGTCCTGCATTGTCCCAGTCAAGAACTACAATGAAGAGCTGGAGCTGGGCATGAGCTGTGACATCCTGCTCCTCAGCGCCCTGATCCAGATGCTCCGATTCGCAGACAACTACTTTCATGAAGCCAACGACAACGACCAAGAGTAG
- the sid1 gene encoding secreted immunoglobulin domain 1, translating into MKGTTRIMLCLSIILNGLRLGESLGLSLKSISVKVGEDATLDCPLSTNCSMATVSWYKQNQGERPELVLSYPLTNTSLVLYGHGFHPNKITVQTNDSRPLHQHQLLIHGSKENDMAVYYCGLTEGFETTTDA; encoded by the exons ATGAAAGGCACAACGAGAATCATGTTATGCTTGTCAATCATACTGAATG GTCTACGTTTGGGAGAGTCCCTGGGTCTATCACTGAAGAGCATATCAGTGAAAGTAGGGGAGGATGCCACTCTGGACTGCCCTCTGTCCACTAACTGTAGCATGGCAACTGTGAGCTGGTACAAGCAGAATCAAGGAGAGAGGCCTGAACTGGTACTCAGCTACCCCCTGACCAACACCTCCCTTGTGCTCTATGGCCATGGCTTCCATCCCAACAAGATCACTGTCCAGACCAATGATAGCAGGCCACTTCACCAGCATCAGTTACTGATCCATGGATCTAAAGAGAATGACATGGCTGTTTATTACTGTGGACTTACAGAAGGATTTGAAACAACAACTGATGCGTAG